Proteins from one Betaproteobacteria bacterium genomic window:
- a CDS encoding response regulator — translation MAIHQEDESAAQLRLGFSITDTGIGIQPAYIQGIFAPFEQVDGAMTRQFGGSGLGLTISQRFVHLMGGNIEVASTPGTGSTFSFSLEFAKPEAPGDSAMLIEVSGAEAEKRLRADFRGTRVLLADDDLVNQAMVQELLRDVVGFHVDLAVDGEQALALAEAHEYALILMDIQMPKMDGLEATRRIRRLPGYVFVPIIAMTANSFADIRASCFEAGMNDFLSKPVAPERLFVTLLTWMQTVLKS, via the coding sequence GTGGCTATTCATCAGGAAGACGAAAGCGCTGCCCAGCTACGCCTGGGTTTCAGTATCACCGATACGGGGATCGGTATCCAGCCGGCGTATATACAAGGAATCTTTGCGCCTTTCGAGCAGGTGGATGGTGCCATGACCCGGCAATTCGGCGGGTCGGGTCTGGGGCTGACGATCAGCCAGCGCTTCGTCCATTTGATGGGGGGCAATATCGAGGTAGCGAGTACGCCCGGGACCGGCAGTACCTTCTCGTTCTCACTCGAATTTGCGAAGCCTGAAGCACCGGGCGATAGTGCGATGCTGATCGAAGTATCGGGAGCCGAGGCAGAAAAGCGCTTGCGGGCGGATTTTCGCGGCACCCGTGTATTGCTGGCGGACGATGATCTGGTCAATCAGGCCATGGTTCAGGAATTGCTGCGCGATGTTGTCGGATTTCACGTTGATCTCGCGGTTGACGGCGAACAGGCGCTGGCGCTGGCTGAAGCGCATGAGTATGCCTTGATCCTGATGGACATCCAGATGCCGAAGATGGATGGACTGGAAGCTACCCGGCGTATTCGCCGATTGCCGGGTTATGTCTTTGTGCCGATCATCGCGATGACTGCCAACTCCTTTGCAGATATCCGTGCATCGTGTTTCGAAGCAGGCATGAACGATTTTCTGAGCAAGCCGGTGGCGCCGGAACGGCTCTTCGTGACCTTGCTGACCTGGATGCAGACGGTGCTCAAAAGCTGA
- a CDS encoding ATP-dependent DNA helicase — translation MAERIAAAIKGCAVFIAEAGTGTGKTFAYLVPALQSGGKVIVSTGTKTLQDQLFNKDLPMVRDALKAPVKIALLKGRANYVCPYHLQHAIADGRFLTREDAADARRISVFAKTTQSGDKAECIEVSENSPVWSHATSTRDNCLGQECPDYKECFVMQARREAMAADLVVVNHHLFFADVMLRDEGMAELLPACNTVIFDEAHQLPEVATLFFGDTVSTAQVLDLARDTRAEALTSARDCLALPESSKKLEKAAKDLRLAVGVDTGRFSYGQLEEKPEFANSLKALEDEVAAFAALLETQAERAEGLEKCWQRATELAQRLGQWRNLKDLSYVRWAEAFTHSLQLTSTPLNVAEIFRKQMGGHPRAWIFTSATLAVQGKFHHYCAELGLGDPDSACWHSPFDYDNQAILYAPLGMPDPNAWNYTDAVVDAAWPAVKAANGGAFFLCTSLRAMRRTHELLKAKLEDENIDMPLLVQGEGSKNDLLQRFRHHGNSILVGSQSFWEGVDVRGEALSLVVIDKIPFAPPDDPVLSARIEQMKREGRNAFMEYQLPRAVINVKQGAGRLIRDETDKGVLMMCDPRLISKPYGRRVWQSLPPMKRTRELQVVLDFFANR, via the coding sequence ATGGCCGAGCGCATTGCCGCTGCCATCAAGGGTTGTGCGGTCTTCATTGCCGAAGCCGGTACTGGCACAGGCAAGACCTTCGCCTACCTTGTTCCGGCACTGCAGTCGGGCGGTAAAGTGATCGTGTCGACGGGCACGAAAACCTTGCAGGACCAGCTGTTCAACAAAGATTTGCCCATGGTCCGCGACGCCCTGAAGGCCCCGGTCAAGATCGCGCTCCTGAAGGGCCGGGCCAACTACGTTTGCCCCTACCACCTGCAACACGCGATCGCTGACGGTCGTTTCCTGACCCGCGAGGATGCCGCCGACGCCCGCCGTATCTCGGTCTTCGCCAAAACCACACAGAGCGGCGACAAGGCCGAGTGCATCGAGGTTTCCGAGAACTCGCCGGTGTGGAGCCACGCCACCTCGACGCGCGACAACTGCCTCGGCCAGGAATGCCCGGACTACAAGGAATGTTTCGTCATGCAGGCGCGGCGCGAGGCGATGGCGGCCGATCTGGTCGTCGTCAATCACCACCTGTTCTTCGCCGACGTGATGCTCCGCGACGAAGGCATGGCAGAGCTGCTGCCGGCCTGCAATACAGTTATCTTCGACGAAGCGCACCAATTGCCTGAGGTCGCCACGCTGTTCTTTGGCGATACCGTTTCGACCGCCCAAGTGCTTGATCTGGCTCGCGACACCCGTGCCGAAGCGCTGACCTCAGCCCGCGATTGCCTGGCTTTGCCGGAAAGCAGCAAAAAGCTGGAAAAAGCGGCCAAGGACCTGCGGCTGGCCGTCGGCGTCGACACCGGTCGCTTCTCCTACGGTCAACTGGAAGAAAAGCCCGAATTTGCAAATTCTCTGAAGGCACTGGAAGACGAAGTGGCCGCCTTTGCCGCCTTGCTCGAAACGCAGGCTGAGCGAGCCGAAGGTCTGGAGAAGTGCTGGCAGCGCGCCACCGAGTTGGCGCAGCGCCTGGGCCAGTGGCGGAACCTGAAAGATCTCAGCTACGTGCGCTGGGCCGAGGCCTTCACGCATTCGCTGCAACTCACCTCGACGCCGCTCAACGTGGCCGAAATCTTCCGCAAGCAGATGGGTGGCCATCCGCGGGCGTGGATTTTCACCTCGGCCACCCTGGCCGTGCAGGGCAAGTTCCACCATTACTGCGCCGAACTCGGCCTCGGTGACCCGGATTCCGCCTGCTGGCACAGCCCTTTCGATTACGACAACCAGGCCATCCTCTACGCGCCGCTCGGCATGCCCGACCCGAACGCCTGGAACTACACCGACGCTGTCGTCGACGCCGCGTGGCCGGCTGTCAAGGCAGCCAATGGCGGGGCCTTCTTCCTATGCACCAGCCTGCGCGCCATGCGCCGGACGCACGAATTGCTCAAGGCCAAGCTCGAAGACGAAAACATCGACATGCCGCTGCTGGTGCAGGGCGAGGGCAGCAAGAACGATCTGCTGCAACGCTTCCGCCACCACGGCAATTCGATTCTGGTTGGTAGCCAGAGCTTCTGGGAAGGCGTCGACGTACGCGGTGAAGCGCTGTCGCTCGTCGTCATCGACAAGATTCCCTTCGCGCCGCCCGATGACCCGGTCCTCTCGGCCCGTATCGAGCAAATGAAGCGCGAGGGCCGCAACGCCTTCATGGAATACCAGCTGCCGCGCGCCGTCATCAACGTCAAGCAGGGCGCCGGCCGCCTGATTCGCGACGAGACCGACAAGGGTGTGCTGATGATGTGCGATCCACGACTCATATCAAAGCCCTATGGCCGCCGCGTCTGGCAAAGTCTGCCTCCGATGAAACGGACCCGCGAACTGCAGGTCGTCCTCGACTTCTTCGCCAACCGGTAA